AATGGCTTCAGCACAGGCATCGATTGTAAGGAATGACCAGGAGGAGAAAGAAATTGTGCTTGCGATGGTAGAGAAGGCAAAGAGTATTGGAAAATCTGATGACAAGAATGTTGTGAACAAACATAGTTTGGCTCAAAACAGTGCGGTTGTCACCATGAACAACGCCACCACTGGGCTAATCAACTTTAACCAATCTAATGATTGGACAGGGAGTATCATTGGTGGCACATACCCCGTCAGTATTTTCTCTGGGAATCCGGGTACCTTCACCCATGCTGGGCAACCTAACAATGGCTCCCAAGGAGCGGTAGTTTACTCTGGAAATAACAAGCAAGGAATTCCTTGTGGATGGCTTTTGGCTTGGATTGCACCCACCAATAACTCCACGACCACTCCTAATAGGGTATAAATTCATCGATCTCGGTCTTatacttgttttttttaattaagttatcTATTAACACGTACATATATACTTCATCCGTATTTTAATAGATCGATCGATCTACTATTTAATTTGTTGTAGGTGTATGTTGAGTGTGGCCCGGTCGCTAACTATGATATCATAAACTGGACCACAATCAAAACTAAGCTCGACGTAGCAAATGCCTACAGCAACTACTTTGACCCAGCTACTCAGACCACTATTGCTGCTCAGCTCACTCCAAGCGGAAGTTTTGCTGCTCTTGGTGCAAATTTTGGAGCTATGTAATACTCCTAATATCCATCCTGCACGTAATTACGGGTCGTCACtcctaataattaataattaataattaatatgctACCAACCTAAGCATGTTAGTATTGATTATTATATTATACTACTTGAATAATGACCGCCCTAATTGTATCTTTCTTTCCCTAGTTAATTATATAAACCTTTATAATATTTCTACTTTTGTTttcaatcgaatcaaataaaaacttttttTCACCATAGCTACGAACACAGTATATTAAACAATTTGTATATCCTCTTTTATATCGTTGTGACTTACAGCCTTTTTCGGCGAGGGTCTATATATCTGTTGAAGAcgtgaaaaatattattttcgtctggttcgtctgattgtagtcgaaagattgacCTCCTTTTTGATCTCGTACAAAgctttaccaaagaaacaaatgaactaaactaaacacatGAACCTTAACTAcaatcaaacccaccatagAGTTACTTACTATATTAAAACTATATAATTTTATTAagatttaacaaaaacaaaGCAGAATTGAAGAAAACGGGTCAAAAATAACTAAATTCCCGAAGAAATTAGGCTATTTTCGCCCTACAAAACCTAATTTTTGAAAACCCTAAAAAGAGAAAAGATGAGAGGAAGGAATGATGATAACCTTTactctatattaaaaaaaattgtaagatGGGACCCCGATTCTTTGTTGTGAATGAGACCAAAACTCATTTTTCGACAGTCAAATCCAATTCTCCGGCGTTGACCGGTACGTGCACTGCAAGTAACCCTTAAAAACCATTTTTTCACTCCAATTTTTCTCCAACCTTAACTACCTACAGAAaacctaaaataaaaaatattattttctccCTCCTTGTTGCTCTGTTCCTTAACATTACCTGCTCCAagcttcttcatcttcttcgtcAACTCGTAGGCTAgtgttaattaaaaaaaatcataatttttcctataattttcgTTGCAATTCGTACTAGGTAAAAGTAAAGCCCTAAATTTTTTGTTCCATTTTCTCCAATTTCTGAACTGTAGAAATTAGGGTTCATCAGGAAAAAACAAAATAGTTGAATTTGTTTTACTAGATAGATTTGTCTTTAACGAAAGGTTAAGATTTATGGCTGGGTATCGTGTAGACAAATTGCCATCAAACTTTTAGTAAGAGCATCATCAACTTAATGGTGACAACCGTTAGCATTTGATCTTACTACACTGACGTTGTGGAAATTGTTGAGGATAACCTATAAGATATTAGTCTATACGACTTAGAAAACCTACGAAGTGTAAGATATCTAGCTA
This genomic stretch from Spinacia oleracea cultivar Varoflay chromosome 3, BTI_SOV_V1, whole genome shotgun sequence harbors:
- the LOC130469420 gene encoding jasmonate-induced protein homolog gives rise to the protein MASAQASIVRNDQEEKEIVLAMVEKAKSIGKSDDKNVVNKHSLAQNSAVVTMNNATTGLINFNQSNDWTGSIIGGTYPVSIFSGNPGTFTHAGQPNNGSQGAVVYSGNNKQGIPCGWLLAWIAPTNNSTTTPNRVYVECGPVANYDIINWTTIKTKLDVANAYSNYFDPATQTTIAAQLTPSGSFAALGANFGAM